DNA from Salinibacterium sp. dk2585:
GCCCATCTGTGACCACTGCAAGGTCATCCGTCGCCACGGCAACGTGATGGTCATCTGCAAGTCGAACCCGCGTCACAAGCAGCGCCAGGGCTAATAGCAGCGCCCGCCGGTTGAGCCTGTCGAAACCAGCGGATCCCACAACTGAATATTCACTAAGAGCAGCACCAGAACCCGCTCGCGGGGGAGACCACCGGTTGGAGGCCGGTGCACAGGTCCTGCTCCAGACCTCCACCACTCATTAGGAGAAGCCACCATGGCTCGTCTAGCAGGCGTAGACATTCCGCGCGACAAGCGCGTTGAAGTCGCACTCACCTACATCTACGGCGTCGGCCGCACCAAGTCGCTTCAGGCGCTTGAGGCCACCGGTATCGATGTCAACATCCGCGTCAAGGACCTCACCGACGACCAGCTCGTCGCACTTCGTGACTACATCGAGGGCAACTACAAGGTAGAGGGTGACCTCCGCCGCGAGGTCGCCGCCGACATCCGCCGCAAGGTCGAGATCGGCAGCTACCAGGGCATCCGTCACCGCCGTGGCCTGCCCGTTCACGGTCAGCGCACGAAGACGAACGCTCGCACCCGCAAGGGCCCGAAGCGCACCGTCGCCGGCAAGAAGAAGGCGCGCTAAGCCTTCCGGCTTCGCCCAACACAAGGTTCTAGGAGAAGACATTGGCTACACCGAAGTCGGCAGCGCGCAAGCCGCGCCGCAAGGAGAAGAAGAACGTCGCCGTGGGTCAGGCCCACATCAAGTCGACCTTCAACAACACGATCGTCACGATCACCGACCCCACGGGTGCGGTGCTCAGCTGGTCCTCGTCCGGCGTCGTCGGATTCAAGGGCTCGCGCAAGTCGACGCCCTACGCCGCGCAGATGTCGGCCGAGTCGGCCGCCCGCCAGGCGCAGGAGCACGGCGTCAAGAAGGTCGACGTGTTCGTGAAGGGACCGGGATCGGGTCGTGAGACGGCGATCCGTTCGCTTCAGGCCGCTGGCCTCGAGGTCGGCAGCATCAACGACGTGACGCCGCAGGCGCACAACGGATGCCGCCCGCCCAAGCGTCGTCGCGTCTAAGAACGTGTCTGTGGGCTGGGCCGGCCTGAACGCTTGCCCAGCCCCACTGCCTTTCCACAACTCAACAAGCTTCACCGGCGGGCCAGCCACCCGTTGAAACGCCGCAGCGCCTATTAACGCCTCAGTGTCAAATAGCGGACACTTTGCCGAAAGGAATACACGTGCTCATTGCACAGCGCCCCACTCTTTCCGAAGAGAACATTTCCGAGTTCCGTTCACGCTTCGTGATCGAGCCGCTCGAGCCCGGCTTCGGCTACACCCTCGGAAACTCCCTCCGTCGCACCCTCCTCTCGTCGATCCCCGGTGCTGCTGTCACGAGCATCCGCATCGACGGCGTGCTGCACGAGTTCAGCACCGTCGCGGGCGTGAAGGAGGATGTCACCGAGATCATCCTCAACATCAAGCAGCTCGTGGTCTCGAGCGAGCACGACGAGCCGATCACCGCCTACCTGCGCAAGCAGGGTGCAGGCCAGGTCACGGCTGCCGACATCTCGGCTCCCGCCGGCGTGGAGATCCACAACCCTGAGCTGCTGATCGCCACGCTCAACGACAAGGCGAAGTTCGAGCTCGAGCTGACGATCGAGCGTGGCCGCGGCTACGTCTCGGCGACGCAGAACCGCAACGAGTTCAGCGAGGCCGGCCAGATTCCGATCGACTCGATCTACTCGCCCGTGCTCAAGGTCACCTACCGCGTCGAGGCGACGCGTGCCGGTGAGCGCACCGACTTCGACCGCCTCGTGGTTGACGTGGAGACGAAGCCCGCCATCAGCCCCCGCGACGCCATCGCGTCGGCCGGGCGCACGCTGACCGAGCTCTTCGGGCTCGCCCGCGAGCTCAACTCGGCCGCTGAGGGCATCGAGATCGGCCCCGCGCCGGTCGACGCCGTGCTGTCGACCGAGCTCAGCATGCCGATCGAAGACCTCGACCTGTCTGTGCGCAGCTACAACTGCCTCAAGCGCGAGGGCATCAACAACGTGAGTGAACTGGTCGCCCTTTCGGAGACCCAGCTCATGAACATCCGCAACTTCGGCCAGAAGTCGGTGGACGAGGTCAAGGACAAGCTCGTCGAGATGGGCCTGTCACTGAAGGACGCGGTTCCCGGGTTCGACGGTGCCCACTTCTACAGCGGCTACGACGAGCCCGAGGCCAACTAGTCGCCTCGGCACCTCGCCGATCGTTCGCTTGACAGCCCTTTTTTGAATACTGGAGATCTAGAAAATGCCTAAGCCCACCAAGGGTGCCCGCCTCGGCGGCGGACCCGCGCACGAGCGCCTCATGCTCGCCAACCTCGCGGCGTCGCTGTTCACGCACAAGAGCATCAAGACGACCGAGATGCGTGCCAAGCGCCTGCGTCCCGTCGCCGAGCGGATGATCACGTTCGCCAAGCGCGGAGACCTCGCGTCGCGCCGTCGTGTTCTCGGAATGATCAGCGACAAGAGCGTCGTGCACGAACTCTTCACCGAGATCGCGCCGCTCGTTGCTGAGCGTGAGGGCGGCTACACCCGCATCACGAAGCTCGGCTTCCGCAAGGGCGACAACGCGTCGATGGTGCAGATCGAGCTCGTGCTTGAGCCCGTCAACGCCAAGCCGAAGCCCAAGGCCGACAAGCCCGCCAAGGCTGAGAAGCCCGTCGAGGAGCCCGCTGCCGAGCAGGCCGACGAGACGACGGATGTCACGGAGGAGACCCCCGCGACCGAGACCCCCGTCGAGGAGACCGCTGCTCCCGCCGACGAGGCGTCCGTCGAGGCGACCAACGAGGCCGCCGTCGAAGCGACCGCCGGTACCCCCGAGGGCGCTGCCCCCGAGGGCTCGGGCAACCAGCAGAAGAACTAGTTCCGCAAGGTACTTCACGAAGGCCCCGCTCATCGAGCGGGGCCTTCGTCATTCCGGGCCCGCGGGCCCGCGGCCCCCGGCTGGAGAGCTCC
Protein-coding regions in this window:
- the rpmJ gene encoding 50S ribosomal protein L36, whose amino-acid sequence is MKVNPSVKPICDHCKVIRRHGNVMVICKSNPRHKQRQG
- the rpsM gene encoding 30S ribosomal protein S13, with protein sequence MARLAGVDIPRDKRVEVALTYIYGVGRTKSLQALEATGIDVNIRVKDLTDDQLVALRDYIEGNYKVEGDLRREVAADIRRKVEIGSYQGIRHRRGLPVHGQRTKTNARTRKGPKRTVAGKKKAR
- the rpsK gene encoding 30S ribosomal protein S11, with the protein product MATPKSAARKPRRKEKKNVAVGQAHIKSTFNNTIVTITDPTGAVLSWSSSGVVGFKGSRKSTPYAAQMSAESAARQAQEHGVKKVDVFVKGPGSGRETAIRSLQAAGLEVGSINDVTPQAHNGCRPPKRRRV
- a CDS encoding DNA-directed RNA polymerase subunit alpha — protein: MLIAQRPTLSEENISEFRSRFVIEPLEPGFGYTLGNSLRRTLLSSIPGAAVTSIRIDGVLHEFSTVAGVKEDVTEIILNIKQLVVSSEHDEPITAYLRKQGAGQVTAADISAPAGVEIHNPELLIATLNDKAKFELELTIERGRGYVSATQNRNEFSEAGQIPIDSIYSPVLKVTYRVEATRAGERTDFDRLVVDVETKPAISPRDAIASAGRTLTELFGLARELNSAAEGIEIGPAPVDAVLSTELSMPIEDLDLSVRSYNCLKREGINNVSELVALSETQLMNIRNFGQKSVDEVKDKLVEMGLSLKDAVPGFDGAHFYSGYDEPEAN
- the rplQ gene encoding 50S ribosomal protein L17 — protein: MPKPTKGARLGGGPAHERLMLANLAASLFTHKSIKTTEMRAKRLRPVAERMITFAKRGDLASRRRVLGMISDKSVVHELFTEIAPLVAEREGGYTRITKLGFRKGDNASMVQIELVLEPVNAKPKPKADKPAKAEKPVEEPAAEQADETTDVTEETPATETPVEETAAPADEASVEATNEAAVEATAGTPEGAAPEGSGNQQKN